The Scylla paramamosain isolate STU-SP2022 chromosome 39, ASM3559412v1, whole genome shotgun sequence genome includes a window with the following:
- the LOC135092324 gene encoding myb-like protein X codes for MEPKKQRNNLKTKTRMRMEYLYPIIDPNKKRKKQDMEGDENQDKKTKKDTEDHEKQYKNTKKDTDDHEKQDRKTKKGTEDHKNQDKKRKKDTKDHEKQEEKSKDKEHHENQHKNTKGEGRKKPKERVEYGDNEDYEEQAKKSSTEKRESQAKKRKGKSIEDHDSQAKKRKGQGKEDHDTQVTKKLHDKEEHDSQAKKRKRQDKEEDDTQAKKVKRQEKEKLDTQAKKKEEAGQGGT; via the exons ATGGAACCcaaaaagcagaggaataacttaaaaaccaAGACGCGgatgaggatggaatatttgtatCCGATTATAGAccccaacaagaagaggaagaagcaggacaTGGAGGGCGATGAAAACCAGgacaagaagaccaagaaagacacggaggaccacgagaagcagtacaagaacacgaagaaggaCACAGACGaccacgagaagcaggacaggaagacgaagaagggcACGGAGGACCACAAGAaccaagacaagaagaggaagaaggacacgaaggatcacgagaagcaggaagagaaaagcaaggacaaGGAACATCACGAGaaccaacacaaaaacaccaagggagaaggcaggaaaaaaccgaaggaaagggtggaataTGGA gataatgaagactACGAGGAACAGGCCAAAAAGAGCAGCACGGAGAAACGTGAgagccaggccaagaagaggaagggtaagAGTATTGAAGACCATGAtagccaggccaagaagagaaaggggcagGGCAAAGAGGACCATGACACCCAGGTCACGAAGAAGTTGCACGACAAGGAGGAACATGACAGTCAggccaagaaaagaaagaggcaggacaaggaggaagatgacacccaggccaagaaagtgaagaggcaggaaaaggagaaacttgacacacaggccaagaaaaaggaagaggcaggacaaggaggaacatga